The following are encoded in a window of Sphingobium sp. AP49 genomic DNA:
- a CDS encoding cellulose synthase operon protein YhjQ/BcsQ, whose protein sequence is MPLILCHSPKGGVGTSFIAAQVAIHLAQRGHDVSALDFTYQEALKLFFGLTPAQSLPELNDGSADPIAVSGVALYSAQSLCRDPHFIDLIGRKDHSPFETRKIYVADVAAGDRETKDMLLPYAALHICTLQPRPGSLAALPKVEPGTPTIDLPKTGFVLNHLDDTHRLSRHTHIFLRELFGSKLLGTVRRDEAVNEASAMFEPIARFAPASVVLSDLRKLAISVEQQCGLADPAVAAAQ, encoded by the coding sequence ATGCCCCTGATCCTTTGCCATTCACCAAAAGGCGGGGTGGGCACCAGCTTCATCGCCGCGCAGGTCGCCATCCATCTGGCCCAGCGCGGGCACGATGTGAGCGCGCTCGACTTCACCTATCAGGAAGCGCTCAAGCTGTTCTTCGGCCTGACGCCGGCGCAATCCCTGCCCGAGCTGAACGATGGCAGCGCCGATCCCATCGCGGTGTCGGGCGTCGCCCTTTATTCCGCGCAGAGCCTGTGCCGGGATCCGCATTTTATCGACCTGATCGGGCGCAAAGACCATTCGCCGTTTGAAACCCGAAAAATCTATGTGGCCGACGTGGCCGCCGGCGACCGCGAGACCAAGGACATGCTGCTGCCCTATGCGGCGCTGCATATCTGCACGTTGCAGCCCCGGCCGGGATCGCTTGCGGCGCTGCCCAAGGTGGAACCGGGGACACCGACGATCGACCTGCCCAAGACCGGCTTTGTGCTGAACCATCTTGACGACACCCACAGGCTATCGCGTCATACCCATATCTTCCTGCGGGAATTATTCGGTAGCAAGCTGTTGGGTACGGTCCGTCGCGACGAGGCGGTGAACGAGGCGTCGGCGATGTTCGAGCCGATCGCCCGGTTCGCGCCGGCCAGTGTCGTCTTGAGCGACCTACGCAAACTGGCAATTTCGGTCGAGCAGCAGTGCGGACTGGCCGATCCGGCCGTGGCGGCCGCGCAATGA
- the bcsA gene encoding UDP-forming cellulose synthase catalytic subunit, with translation MSRHHPVWGWVLMAFAILFALLAVTVPLDLEAQWIFAAVTIIGAMILVRLRSRRTLLVLAILSMLVSTRYMFWRTTQTLEFGTFAEFLLGSGLYLAEAYAWLILVLGFLQTGWPLDREAVEIQGEPDQWPCVDVYVPTYNESLAIVRNTVFAAMDMDYPADRFRVFILDDGRRPEFQAFARQAGCGYLTRADNLHAKAGNLNAAMKKTKGELIAIFDCDHVPTRAFLQMTVGWFQRDPKLALMQTPHHFYSPDPAQRNLGTVRDLPGEGDLFYGAVQSGNDLWNATFFCGSCAVIRRDALAQTNGFAGETVTEDAHTALKLQRMGWNTAYIGARLSAGLATERLVLHIGQRIRWARGMTQILRIDNPLLGRGLNWQQRLCYLNAMLHFQFPLPRIVFLTSPLAYLIFGQNIIHASASMIFAYALPHLVCSMSSSALTQGGDRRPFWGEIYETILAFHLVKPTVLTMFQPRKGKFNVTDKGSLLDRTYFDLSTVRPHMICIGLILFGVLLGVVKRVFFPHLFNIQTDTLVLNVVWAVFSLIILIAAVSVARETRQAREHIRIDTQLPVTLYMADGHVIDATTLDISMGGVAIAVPADFPLRDRHVSHVSLPMGDEKLTIPVDTVRYERGEVNLRFQELDMVLTRHLVRAVLGRADAWEPVAPRKPVSALHSLWDIIVVDFMTLKRLFRLNRSERRQQKKQARLEATAVAKRAAMLTLALLPALALSLMMPGRGQAQGAPAAAPAAATAGVQQQRLSFRDLQLKTPIRLAGTRGEIGIPFGLRRNQVVTQSSLTLNFAWSPAMLGDLSQLVVLLNGEVVRTIPLRSSEAGGQNLTIPVNPALFLPGDNQLNLRLIGHYARDCEDPFHSSLWANISNVRSWFDLTVQTLPIAPDLSRLPGPFFDRHDNLPLRLPFVFAGNPRAGDLEAAASLASWLGAQASYRGFSFKPLYNQIPQGNAILFLTADRAIPGLTLPVTGPSATVIRNPRDPFGELLVVMGRNEQELKLAAAAIATGRGVFGGAKMSFDGVRIPTYARYAAPRWLRTDRPVQLGEIMDANALQGMGLPPGPLSARFRVAPDLFFWPRQGGRLDLRYRYPAAPWLDRRASRLDVSINNQYLRTLPLAGAGWWDSLFGAQGASSRDSSASLILPRYNLFGQNELIFDYNLIIADKKKCEGTLPENVRVSVRPSSSIDLSRAYHALHMPDLATFAGAGYPFTIRPDLGETTVLMGAQPSQGAVEAFLTLMGRMGDSTGAATTAVTVANAVDADRLSGRDIIVIGASSVAGSEQLFGAAPVRYMDGRLRVTETTPVQRIFAFFSPFDRADHDEVVNFVAGAEGFSGIVGFESPFEGGRSVIALLADDPRALPQLVDGMADAKINAQIQGDLAVTNGDGMSSFAVGPGYWVGYLPFWMKAAFWLSGRPLLMAACGLLAALILAGPLYLYLSRQQRRRLEGGAEE, from the coding sequence ATGAGCCGCCATCATCCGGTCTGGGGTTGGGTGCTGATGGCATTTGCGATCCTGTTCGCATTGCTGGCCGTCACCGTGCCGCTCGATCTGGAAGCGCAATGGATATTCGCGGCCGTTACGATCATCGGCGCCATGATTCTCGTGCGCTTGCGGTCGCGGCGCACCCTATTGGTGCTGGCGATCCTCTCCATGCTCGTTTCGACCCGCTACATGTTCTGGCGTACGACCCAGACGCTGGAGTTCGGGACCTTTGCGGAATTTCTCCTTGGCTCCGGCCTGTATCTGGCCGAAGCCTATGCCTGGTTGATCCTGGTCCTCGGGTTTCTGCAGACCGGCTGGCCGCTCGACCGGGAAGCGGTCGAAATTCAGGGTGAGCCCGACCAGTGGCCGTGCGTCGATGTCTATGTCCCGACCTATAATGAAAGCCTGGCGATCGTCCGCAACACGGTGTTTGCGGCGATGGACATGGATTATCCCGCCGATCGGTTCCGTGTCTTCATCCTGGATGACGGGCGCCGGCCGGAGTTCCAGGCCTTTGCCCGCCAGGCGGGTTGCGGCTATCTGACCCGCGCCGACAATCTGCACGCCAAGGCGGGCAATCTGAACGCCGCGATGAAGAAGACGAAGGGTGAACTGATCGCGATCTTCGATTGCGACCATGTGCCTACCCGCGCCTTCCTGCAGATGACGGTCGGCTGGTTCCAGCGCGATCCCAAGCTGGCGCTGATGCAGACGCCGCACCATTTCTATTCCCCCGATCCGGCCCAGCGCAATCTGGGCACGGTGCGCGACCTGCCGGGCGAAGGCGACCTTTTCTATGGCGCCGTCCAGTCCGGTAACGATCTGTGGAACGCGACCTTCTTCTGCGGTTCCTGCGCCGTCATCCGGCGCGACGCGCTGGCCCAGACCAACGGCTTTGCCGGCGAGACCGTGACCGAGGATGCGCATACCGCGCTCAAGCTGCAGCGCATGGGCTGGAATACCGCCTATATCGGCGCGCGCCTGTCCGCAGGCCTGGCGACCGAGCGTCTGGTGCTGCACATCGGCCAGCGCATCCGCTGGGCGCGCGGCATGACCCAGATCCTGCGGATCGACAATCCGCTGTTGGGGCGCGGCCTCAATTGGCAGCAGCGCCTGTGTTACCTGAACGCGATGCTGCATTTCCAGTTTCCGCTGCCCAGGATCGTGTTCCTGACCAGCCCGCTGGCCTATCTGATCTTTGGCCAGAACATCATTCACGCATCGGCATCGATGATCTTCGCCTATGCGCTGCCGCATCTGGTCTGTTCGATGAGCTCGTCTGCGCTGACCCAGGGGGGCGACCGCCGCCCGTTCTGGGGTGAAATCTACGAAACGATCCTGGCCTTCCATCTGGTCAAGCCCACGGTGCTGACCATGTTCCAGCCGCGCAAGGGCAAGTTCAACGTGACCGACAAGGGCAGCCTGCTCGATCGCACCTATTTCGATCTTTCGACCGTGCGGCCGCATATGATCTGCATTGGCCTGATCCTGTTCGGGGTGCTGCTGGGCGTGGTGAAGCGGGTGTTCTTCCCCCATCTGTTCAACATCCAGACCGATACGCTGGTGCTCAATGTCGTCTGGGCCGTGTTCAGCCTGATCATCTTGATCGCGGCCGTGTCGGTCGCGCGCGAGACGCGGCAGGCCCGCGAGCATATCCGGATCGATACCCAGTTGCCGGTCACGCTCTACATGGCCGATGGCCATGTGATCGATGCGACCACGCTGGATATCTCGATGGGCGGTGTCGCGATTGCCGTGCCGGCCGATTTTCCGCTGCGCGATCGCCATGTCTCCCATGTCTCATTGCCGATGGGCGATGAAAAGCTGACCATTCCGGTCGACACGGTCCGTTACGAACGGGGCGAGGTCAATCTGCGATTCCAGGAACTGGATATGGTCCTGACCCGTCATCTGGTGCGGGCCGTTCTCGGCCGGGCCGACGCTTGGGAGCCGGTCGCGCCGCGCAAGCCGGTGTCCGCTCTGCATTCCCTGTGGGATATTATCGTGGTGGATTTCATGACACTGAAACGACTGTTCCGCCTGAACCGCAGCGAGCGGCGCCAGCAGAAGAAGCAGGCCCGACTGGAAGCCACGGCGGTGGCCAAGCGCGCGGCGATGCTCACCTTGGCGCTATTGCCCGCATTGGCACTGTCGCTGATGATGCCGGGCCGGGGCCAGGCCCAGGGTGCGCCTGCGGCCGCGCCCGCCGCAGCCACGGCCGGCGTACAGCAGCAGCGCCTGAGCTTTCGCGATCTCCAGCTCAAGACGCCCATCCGCCTGGCGGGTACACGCGGCGAAATCGGCATCCCCTTTGGCCTGCGCCGCAATCAGGTGGTGACCCAGAGCAGCCTGACGCTGAATTTCGCCTGGTCGCCCGCGATGCTGGGGGACCTCAGCCAGTTGGTCGTGCTGCTGAACGGCGAAGTGGTGCGCACGATCCCGCTGCGATCGAGCGAAGCGGGTGGTCAGAACCTGACCATTCCCGTCAATCCCGCGCTGTTCCTGCCCGGTGACAACCAGCTGAACCTGCGCCTGATCGGCCATTATGCCCGGGATTGTGAAGACCCGTTTCATAGCTCGCTATGGGCCAATATCTCGAATGTGCGTTCCTGGTTCGACCTGACCGTCCAGACCCTGCCGATCGCGCCGGATCTGAGCCGCTTGCCCGGGCCGTTCTTTGACCGTCACGACAATTTGCCGCTGCGCCTGCCGTTCGTCTTTGCCGGCAACCCGCGCGCCGGCGATCTGGAAGCCGCCGCCAGCCTCGCTTCATGGCTGGGCGCACAGGCCAGCTATCGCGGCTTTTCGTTCAAGCCGCTCTACAACCAGATCCCGCAGGGCAATGCGATCCTGTTCCTGACGGCCGATCGGGCGATCCCGGGCCTGACCCTGCCGGTCACCGGGCCGAGCGCGACCGTTATCCGCAATCCGCGCGATCCCTTCGGCGAATTGCTGGTGGTGATGGGCCGCAATGAGCAGGAACTGAAACTGGCCGCGGCCGCGATCGCGACCGGCCGGGGGGTGTTCGGCGGCGCGAAGATGAGCTTCGACGGCGTCCGTATCCCGACCTATGCCCGCTACGCCGCGCCCCGCTGGCTGCGCACCGACCGCCCCGTGCAGTTAGGCGAGATCATGGACGCCAATGCGCTGCAGGGCATGGGCCTGCCGCCTGGACCATTGTCGGCGCGCTTCCGCGTGGCGCCCGATCTGTTCTTCTGGCCGCGCCAGGGAGGACGGCTGGACCTGCGCTATCGCTATCCGGCAGCGCCCTGGCTGGACCGGCGGGCCTCGCGCCTCGACGTGTCGATCAATAACCAGTATCTGCGCACCCTGCCGCTGGCTGGTGCCGGCTGGTGGGACAGCCTGTTCGGGGCGCAGGGGGCCAGTTCCCGGGATTCCAGTGCGTCGCTGATCCTGCCGCGCTATAATCTGTTCGGCCAGAATGAGCTGATCTTCGACTATAATCTGATCATTGCCGACAAGAAGAAGTGCGAAGGCACGCTGCCCGAAAATGTCCGTGTCAGCGTACGGCCGAGCAGCAGTATCGACCTGAGCCGCGCCTATCATGCGCTGCACATGCCTGACCTGGCGACCTTCGCGGGGGCTGGCTATCCCTTCACGATCCGTCCGGACCTGGGCGAGACGACGGTGCTCATGGGCGCGCAACCTTCGCAGGGGGCGGTCGAAGCTTTCCTGACGCTGATGGGCCGGATGGGCGATTCCACCGGCGCGGCAACCACCGCCGTCACGGTGGCGAACGCGGTCGATGCCGATCGCCTGTCGGGCCGGGACATCATCGTGATCGGGGCGAGCAGCGTGGCCGGATCGGAGCAGCTCTTCGGTGCTGCGCCGGTGCGCTATATGGATGGCCGTCTGCGCGTGACCGAAACGACGCCGGTGCAGCGTATCTTCGCCTTCTTCTCGCCTTTCGATCGTGCCGATCATGACGAGGTCGTGAACTTTGTGGCCGGAGCGGAGGGTTTTAGCGGGATCGTCGGCTTTGAATCCCCGTTCGAGGGCGGGCGCAGCGTGATCGCGCTGCTCGCAGACGATCCGCGTGCGCTGCCGCAACTGGTCGACGGCATGGCCGATGCCAAGATCAATGCCCAGATCCAGGGCGACCTGGCGGTCACCAATGGCGATGGCATGAGCAGCTTTGCGGTCGGACCGGGCTATTGGGTCGGCTATCTGCCCTTCTGGATGAAGGCGGCCTTCTGGCTGAGCGGACGCCCGCTGCTGATGGCGGCTTGTGGCTTGCTGGCAGCGTTGATCCTTGCCGGCCCGCTCTATCTGTATCTGAGCCGCCAGCAACGGCGCCGGCTGGAAGGGGGGGCAGAGGAATGA
- a CDS encoding cellulose biosynthesis protein BcsC produces MTRSTRLLAACALLALTGVVPLAHAEVPGVSALIQQGRYWQGKGRQDLAAQAFRRALALDPDNAQARQGLAGPAPRAPAMPTPAPKAQPRREEPAPATAPSASASATPAVRSTPQRANTTGGASRAAGFKALEANDLDGAERAFERAVQSNRRDADALGGLGLVRLRQARFGEARDLLDEASRSGSPSQWAEALASARFFAGLADARAALAQGRLGEAQAQVEGLIRSGYPQRGPALEVLADIYERQGRYADAADLYRQANEGAKQSDGRLASRAARDRALAAAARGDDVTAEQEFHSGLLLDQRDPWIRYEFARYLTARRRLPEAESLMNSLGSSNDPDWLYAAALLNADMGRASAADALMARVPEMQRTAQMRHFAVGLKVDGAIERAKALAAQGRQGEALGALRQLAATPGISADKQAAIADALYELGDTAGAAQLAQQALSGDISDPQGYEPIVRVLAKTGHDAFATNAIQRAAQLAGNSTDGQRVIARMNGIMAAAQADRLRTAGQYAAAFDLLQGAWNAAPGNQDVLAALARLYQSGGMPAQAAQTYQMLLAQSPDDRGALMGLIETAGAAGDRELARRTIDRALQVAPDDYEIYLAAARMEQARGDESAALRYLKRAKEVYAAKSGAATLSASNPFAATMQGNNPFRNQAAAPVQPPANPFALGSGARLAGAAPVPAGAAFAPFQSVTDTGGFAPAVVAQSAPVGGGFGSPALPASVAAPAPSAPGVVSGDPVMARIQSEIQTLTRESGPRAELRTGYRERSGETGLSGLKELTGTAEISTGLGGGRIKAKAEAVVLDSGRPTGSALARFGRNATPEAQGIVAEQPSQLVNAQTQHASGVALSAAYETPLLQLELGTTPLGFEDNEVTWRAAISPRLSPYATARVWAERKPVTDSVLSYAGTRDPVTGAFWGQVMRTGGGVSFSYDQDGAGIYGDLSYYRYAGTDVRKNHGLQANVGGYLPFYRGDRSSIVGGINVNYQDFDNNQNYFTYGHGGYFSPQSFFSISLPVRYSYASDLLEVKAGVAPGYQSYNQDQVSIYPTDPAAQAVLDGLKAQNSDVRSYYDSLSKTGFALSADGSIYYRVSPSTRVGGEIGINTFGSYDEFKSLVGIKQSLGGSR; encoded by the coding sequence ATGACCCGGTCGACCCGCCTGCTTGCTGCGTGCGCGCTGCTTGCCCTGACCGGCGTGGTGCCGCTGGCCCATGCCGAAGTGCCCGGTGTTTCTGCGCTGATCCAGCAGGGGCGCTACTGGCAGGGCAAGGGACGCCAGGATCTGGCTGCCCAGGCGTTTCGCCGCGCCTTGGCGCTCGATCCCGACAATGCCCAGGCGCGCCAGGGGTTGGCCGGGCCGGCGCCTCGCGCGCCTGCCATGCCCACGCCGGCGCCCAAGGCGCAGCCGCGTCGCGAGGAGCCGGCGCCCGCGACCGCGCCGTCTGCGTCTGCGTCTGCCACGCCGGCTGTCCGCAGCACCCCCCAGCGGGCAAACACGACCGGTGGCGCATCGCGCGCGGCCGGGTTCAAGGCGCTGGAGGCCAATGATCTCGACGGTGCGGAACGCGCGTTTGAGCGTGCGGTCCAGTCAAACCGCCGCGATGCCGATGCGTTGGGTGGCCTGGGGTTGGTACGCTTGCGGCAGGCCCGTTTCGGTGAGGCGCGCGACCTGCTGGACGAGGCCTCGCGTAGCGGAAGCCCGTCGCAATGGGCCGAGGCATTGGCATCGGCGCGCTTCTTCGCTGGCCTGGCCGATGCACGCGCCGCGCTGGCGCAGGGACGGCTGGGCGAGGCGCAGGCTCAGGTTGAGGGGCTGATCCGCTCGGGTTATCCGCAACGCGGGCCGGCACTGGAAGTGCTGGCAGACATTTATGAGCGTCAGGGACGCTATGCCGATGCGGCTGACCTCTATCGCCAGGCCAATGAGGGCGCAAAACAGTCCGACGGACGGCTTGCCAGTCGTGCGGCGCGGGATCGGGCGCTCGCCGCTGCTGCACGGGGCGATGATGTCACGGCGGAACAGGAATTTCATTCCGGCCTGCTGCTGGATCAGCGCGATCCGTGGATCCGCTACGAATTTGCCCGCTATCTGACCGCGCGGCGACGCCTGCCGGAAGCGGAATCGTTGATGAATTCCCTCGGGTCTTCCAACGATCCCGACTGGCTGTACGCCGCCGCCCTGCTGAATGCCGATATGGGGCGGGCGAGCGCTGCCGATGCACTGATGGCGCGTGTTCCGGAGATGCAGCGTACGGCGCAGATGCGCCATTTTGCCGTCGGGTTGAAGGTGGATGGTGCGATCGAGCGGGCCAAGGCGCTGGCGGCACAGGGCCGGCAAGGGGAAGCGCTGGGCGCGCTTCGCCAACTCGCTGCCACGCCCGGCATCAGCGCCGACAAGCAGGCCGCGATTGCCGACGCCCTGTACGAACTGGGCGATACGGCGGGCGCCGCGCAACTGGCGCAGCAGGCACTGTCGGGGGACATCAGCGATCCGCAAGGCTATGAGCCGATCGTCCGGGTGCTGGCCAAGACCGGCCATGATGCCTTTGCCACCAACGCGATCCAGCGGGCCGCGCAACTGGCCGGCAATTCCACCGATGGTCAGCGGGTCATCGCGCGGATGAACGGGATCATGGCGGCCGCGCAGGCGGACCGGTTGCGGACGGCTGGCCAATATGCCGCTGCGTTCGACCTGCTGCAGGGGGCCTGGAACGCAGCACCGGGGAACCAGGATGTGCTGGCGGCGCTCGCCCGGCTCTATCAGTCCGGCGGCATGCCGGCGCAGGCGGCGCAGACCTATCAGATGTTGCTGGCCCAGTCGCCCGATGACCGGGGCGCGCTGATGGGTCTTATCGAAACCGCTGGCGCCGCCGGCGACCGCGAACTGGCCCGGCGTACGATCGATCGGGCGCTGCAGGTCGCGCCGGATGATTATGAAATCTATCTCGCCGCTGCCCGCATGGAGCAGGCGCGCGGTGATGAAAGCGCGGCATTGCGCTATCTCAAGCGGGCGAAGGAGGTCTATGCAGCCAAGAGTGGCGCGGCGACGTTGAGCGCCAGCAATCCCTTCGCCGCGACGATGCAGGGCAATAATCCGTTTCGTAACCAGGCGGCCGCACCGGTCCAGCCACCCGCCAACCCGTTCGCGCTGGGTTCAGGCGCTCGTTTGGCCGGAGCGGCGCCCGTGCCCGCCGGCGCCGCCTTCGCGCCTTTCCAGTCGGTAACCGACACCGGCGGCTTTGCGCCAGCGGTCGTGGCCCAGTCGGCGCCTGTGGGGGGCGGCTTTGGTAGCCCAGCCTTGCCGGCGTCCGTCGCCGCACCGGCGCCAAGCGCGCCCGGCGTGGTTTCGGGCGATCCGGTGATGGCGCGCATCCAGTCCGAAATCCAGACGCTTACGCGCGAGAGCGGGCCGCGTGCCGAGTTGCGCACGGGCTATCGCGAGCGGTCGGGGGAAACCGGCCTGAGCGGATTGAAGGAATTGACTGGAACGGCCGAGATATCGACCGGCCTGGGGGGCGGACGGATCAAGGCGAAGGCCGAGGCCGTGGTCTTGGATTCCGGCCGTCCGACCGGGTCGGCATTGGCGCGCTTTGGCCGCAATGCAACGCCGGAAGCCCAGGGAATCGTCGCCGAGCAGCCGTCGCAACTGGTCAACGCCCAGACTCAGCATGCGTCCGGCGTGGCCTTGTCGGCCGCCTATGAAACGCCGCTGTTGCAGCTGGAATTGGGCACGACGCCGCTTGGCTTTGAAGATAATGAAGTCACCTGGCGTGCCGCCATCAGTCCGCGCCTGTCGCCCTATGCGACCGCGCGCGTCTGGGCCGAGCGCAAGCCGGTGACCGACAGCGTCCTGTCCTATGCGGGGACGCGCGATCCGGTCACCGGGGCATTCTGGGGCCAGGTCATGCGGACCGGCGGCGGCGTGTCCTTCTCCTATGACCAGGATGGCGCGGGCATCTATGGTGACCTGTCCTATTATCGCTATGCCGGCACCGACGTGCGCAAGAACCACGGCTTGCAGGCGAATGTCGGTGGCTATCTGCCCTTCTATCGCGGCGACCGCTCGTCGATCGTGGGGGGCATCAATGTCAACTATCAGGATTTTGACAATAATCAGAACTACTTCACCTATGGCCATGGCGGCTATTTCAGCCCCCAGAGCTTCTTCAGCATCAGCTTGCCCGTCCGGTACAGCTATGCGTCCGACCTGCTGGAGGTGAAGGCCGGCGTGGCACCGGGCTATCAATCCTATAATCAGGACCAGGTATCGATCTACCCGACCGACCCGGCCGCGCAGGCGGTACTCGATGGGCTGAAAGCGCAGAATAGCGATGTCCGCTCTTATTATGACAGTCTGAGCAAGACCGGCTTTGCCCTTTCGGCGGACGGCTCAATATATTATCGTGTCAGTCCCAGCACGCGTGTCGGCGGTGAAATTGGCATCAATACCTTCGGCAGCTATGACGAGTTCAAATCGCTGGTTGGCATCAAGCAATCGTTGGGAGGCAGTCGGTGA
- a CDS encoding MaoC family dehydratase N-terminal domain-containing protein yields the protein MSTMIFDCSDIDQYLGKPMQPARMREPIHNNDIRRWAQAMHYPNLLHYDADYAADGRWGKLVAPQSFAVTMDDGHGAGPACVGAIPNSHLLFGGDEWWFYGPRIHGGDLVHNERIPFDYTVKDTKFAGPTCFQRGDNNYYNQNGELIAKQRSTAIRYLAEAGREKTTDDLVEGTEDPVWTDKELAEIQDRKFNWVQMLHDLGHGKRYWDDVAIGDALPERVIGPHSIASFTTEWRAYLFTIWGGTHRRTDLDLAALGFVDEMAGHENDPVMERINPELTDGAYFGPSRGHLFPRWARFIGMPRAYGYGASMGAWIVDYLSGWAGEWGMVTHSVASYRGPAFTGDITIMTGTVVDKFTDDEGREVVQIDCRMINQSGTTLATAKAEVALPRK from the coding sequence GTGAGCACCATGATTTTCGACTGTTCGGATATCGACCAGTATCTCGGCAAGCCGATGCAGCCGGCACGGATGCGCGAGCCGATCCACAACAACGATATTCGCCGCTGGGCGCAGGCGATGCACTATCCCAACCTGCTGCATTATGACGCCGATTATGCGGCGGACGGGCGTTGGGGCAAGCTGGTCGCGCCCCAGAGCTTTGCCGTCACGATGGACGATGGCCATGGTGCTGGCCCGGCCTGTGTCGGCGCCATTCCCAATTCGCACCTGCTGTTTGGTGGCGACGAATGGTGGTTTTACGGCCCGCGCATCCACGGCGGCGACCTGGTCCATAACGAGCGCATTCCGTTCGATTATACGGTCAAGGATACCAAGTTCGCCGGCCCGACCTGTTTCCAGCGCGGCGACAATAATTATTATAACCAGAATGGCGAATTGATCGCCAAGCAGCGGTCGACCGCGATCCGCTATCTGGCCGAGGCCGGGCGCGAAAAGACCACGGACGATCTGGTGGAGGGGACGGAGGACCCGGTCTGGACCGACAAGGAACTGGCCGAGATCCAGGATCGCAAGTTCAACTGGGTGCAGATGTTGCACGATCTGGGGCATGGCAAGCGCTACTGGGATGATGTGGCGATCGGCGATGCGCTGCCCGAACGGGTGATCGGTCCGCACAGCATCGCGAGTTTCACCACCGAATGGCGCGCCTATCTGTTCACGATCTGGGGCGGCACCCATCGTCGTACCGACCTGGACCTCGCCGCCCTGGGCTTCGTCGATGAAATGGCCGGGCATGAAAATGATCCGGTGATGGAGCGGATCAATCCCGAACTGACCGATGGCGCCTATTTCGGTCCGTCGCGCGGGCATTTGTTCCCGCGCTGGGCGCGCTTCATCGGCATGCCGCGTGCTTATGGCTATGGCGCATCGATGGGCGCGTGGATCGTCGACTATCTGTCCGGCTGGGCCGGCGAGTGGGGCATGGTCACCCACTCCGTCGCGTCCTATCGCGGCCCTGCCTTTACCGGTGACATCACGATCATGACGGGGACGGTCGTAGACAAGTTCACCGACGATGAAGGTCGGGAGGTGGTGCAGATTGATTGCCGCATGATCAACCAAAGCGGCACCACACTCGCCACCGCCAAGGCGGAAGTTGCGCTGCCGCGCAAATAG